In one window of Bradyrhizobium betae DNA:
- a CDS encoding ATP-binding protein encodes MLTHPTHERLITLGLTGMAKALEEQRRSPDLDALSFEERVGLLVDREAAERDTKRLTTRLKFAALRQTACVEDVDWRTPRGIDRAVFARLIVGDWIRRNENLLITGATEPAS; translated from the coding sequence ATGCTGACGCACCCCACCCATGAACGGCTGATTACGCTTGGCTTGACCGGAATGGCCAAAGCCCTCGAAGAGCAGCGACGATCACCTGATCTCGACGCCCTGTCGTTCGAGGAGCGCGTCGGATTGCTGGTCGATCGCGAAGCCGCCGAGCGCGACACCAAACGTCTTACGACCCGCCTCAAGTTCGCCGCGCTGCGCCAGACCGCATGCGTGGAAGATGTCGATTGGCGCACGCCACGCGGCATCGATCGCGCCGTCTTCGCCAGGCTCATCGTCGGTGACTGGATCCGCCGCAACGAGAATTTGCTCATCACCGGGGCAACCGAGCCCGCTTCATAA
- the istA gene encoding IS21 family transposase, translating into MPTERLSMRRIREVLRLRQQGLTERVIARMLGVSNGVVHGYVRRARLAGLSWPLPEGMDDEGLELLLFPAPTAASQSDRRPAPDWVYVEKELRRRSVTRLLLWEEYRAANPDGFGYTWFCTTFEAWKQRTRPSMRQTHVAGEKVFVDFAGDTIDIFDPVTGEVRAMKLFVAAMGASNYTYAEACPSESLSDWIGVHTNLFKYLGGVPKFVVCDNLKAAVTNPDRYDPGINRTYAEMAAHYGTAILAARPRRPKDKAKVEVAVQIAQRWILARLRNQRFFSLAELNAAIQVLLVELNARQMRGFGSSRAELFAEIDRLKLAKLPDQPYVFARWKRCCVAPDYHVEIDGHWYSTPYRLIRELVDVRIADKTVEIFHRGQRVASHPRAPNRRGHTTIADHMPSAHRRYGKWTPGGLIAAGEKIGPSTAAFFQIVIDARPHPEQGFRTCLGILSLARSYDNARLDAACRRGILIKARSVASIRSILKNGLDRGFLDETSDHQPLRHGNIRGQGYFH; encoded by the coding sequence ATGCCTACCGAGAGATTGTCGATGCGCCGGATCCGAGAAGTTCTACGTTTGAGGCAGCAGGGCCTGACCGAGCGCGTCATCGCGCGGATGTTGGGGGTGAGCAATGGCGTCGTGCATGGTTATGTGCGGCGCGCGCGCCTTGCAGGGCTGAGCTGGCCGCTGCCGGAGGGCATGGACGACGAGGGGCTGGAGCTGTTGCTGTTCCCGGCGCCCACGGCAGCCTCGCAGAGCGACCGGCGACCAGCCCCCGATTGGGTTTATGTGGAGAAGGAACTGCGCCGGCGCAGCGTGACCCGCCTGCTGTTGTGGGAAGAGTATCGCGCCGCCAATCCGGACGGCTTTGGCTATACCTGGTTTTGCACGACCTTCGAGGCCTGGAAGCAGCGCACGCGCCCCAGCATGCGTCAAACCCACGTGGCTGGGGAGAAGGTGTTCGTCGATTTCGCCGGCGACACCATCGACATCTTCGATCCCGTCACCGGCGAAGTGCGCGCCATGAAGCTGTTCGTGGCGGCGATGGGAGCCTCGAACTACACCTACGCCGAGGCCTGCCCAAGCGAGAGCCTGTCCGACTGGATCGGCGTGCATACCAATCTGTTCAAGTATCTCGGCGGCGTGCCGAAGTTCGTAGTCTGCGATAATCTCAAGGCCGCCGTGACCAACCCCGATCGCTACGATCCCGGGATCAACCGCACCTATGCCGAGATGGCTGCCCATTATGGCACCGCGATCCTGGCGGCCCGGCCGAGGCGGCCAAAGGACAAGGCCAAGGTTGAGGTCGCCGTGCAGATCGCGCAGCGCTGGATCCTGGCTCGCCTGCGCAACCAGCGTTTCTTTTCCCTGGCGGAACTTAATGCCGCAATTCAGGTGCTGCTCGTCGAACTCAATGCCCGCCAGATGCGCGGTTTTGGCTCCAGCCGCGCCGAACTGTTCGCCGAGATCGATCGTCTCAAACTCGCAAAACTGCCGGACCAGCCCTACGTCTTTGCGCGCTGGAAGCGTTGCTGCGTCGCCCCCGATTATCATGTCGAGATCGATGGTCATTGGTATTCCACCCCTTACCGGTTGATCCGAGAACTCGTCGATGTGCGCATCGCCGACAAGACCGTCGAGATCTTCCACAGGGGTCAGAGGGTCGCGAGCCACCCCCGTGCGCCCAACCGGCGCGGCCACACCACGATCGCCGATCATATGCCGAGCGCGCATCGCCGCTACGGCAAGTGGACGCCGGGAGGCCTGATTGCGGCCGGCGAGAAGATCGGTCCCTCGACCGCCGCGTTCTTCCAGATCGTCATCGATGCCCGGCCGCATCCCGAGCAAGGCTTTCGGACATGCCTTGGCATCCTGTCGCTGGCCAGGAGCTACGACAATGCGCGCCTCGATGCGGCCTGCCGACGCGGCATCCTCATCAAGGCTCGATCCGTCGCCTCGATCCGTTCGATCCTCAAGAACGGCCTTGATCGCGGTTTCCTCGACGAGACGTCCGATCACCAGCCCCTGCGCCACGGCAACATCCGCGGTCAGGGCTATTTCCACTGA
- a CDS encoding IS110 family transposase, which translates to MTVNALRSHLAEFGIIVAKGIGHVSDLLQLAETDARLPSVANAAVKALAHQIDAIDQSLDDLEKEIANAHSRSEISQLLVEIPGVGKLTATVISASMPDPNVFRSGRDFAAWLGLTPRQNSSGGKPSLGAITKQGNQYIRKLLVLAGTSLLNVVGKRKGVLRDWIVGLLAKKPARLVTVAIANKLARIIWAMMKTGESFRTEMFMKA; encoded by the coding sequence ATGACAGTCAATGCTTTGCGCAGTCATCTGGCGGAGTTCGGGATTATTGTCGCCAAGGGCATCGGGCATGTCAGCGATTTGCTCCAATTGGCTGAAACGGACGCGAGGCTTCCGAGTGTAGCCAATGCAGCGGTGAAGGCCTTGGCGCATCAAATCGACGCGATTGATCAATCGCTCGACGATCTTGAGAAGGAGATCGCCAACGCTCATTCACGAAGCGAGATTAGCCAGTTGCTCGTTGAAATTCCTGGCGTCGGCAAACTCACTGCTACGGTGATCTCCGCCAGCATGCCAGATCCGAATGTCTTCAGATCGGGACGCGATTTTGCCGCTTGGCTTGGCCTTACGCCAAGGCAAAACTCAAGCGGAGGCAAGCCATCGCTCGGGGCCATCACCAAGCAGGGGAATCAATACATAAGGAAACTGCTCGTGCTCGCGGGGACGTCGCTGCTAAATGTCGTGGGCAAACGTAAGGGCGTCTTGCGGGACTGGATCGTCGGGCTGTTGGCGAAAAAGCCCGCGCGCCTCGTGACGGTCGCAATTGCGAACAAGCTCGCTCGGATCATCTGGGCGATGATGAAGACCGGCGAAAGCTTCCGCACCGAGATGTTCATGAAAGCATGA
- a CDS encoding IS5 family transposase, which produces MLEGQAGKALLADKAYDSNAFRALIADMNAEAVIPSNRSRKILIPHDAAAYKHRNRIERCFNHLKHFRRFATRCAAAYR; this is translated from the coding sequence TTGCTCGAAGGCCAGGCCGGCAAGGCTCTCCTCGCCGACAAAGCCTATGACAGCAATGCCTTTCGTGCCCTCATCGCCGACATGAATGCCGAGGCGGTGATCCCCTCAAACCGCAGCCGCAAGATCCTGATCCCGCACGATGCCGCGGCTTACAAGCATCGCAACCGCATCGAGCGCTGCTTCAACCACCTCAAGCACTTCCGCCGCTTCGCGACACGGTGCGCTGCTGCGTATCGTTAG
- a CDS encoding 3-carboxy-cis,cis-muconate cycloisomerase: MPPVINHPPSFPLLNVLVGDDEAGRLFCNAAEIEAMLRVEAALAGAEADLGLIENEAAQRIADVCRDLSVDWDSLAAGLARDGVVVPDLVRQLRAAVGERYAQAVHLGATSQDIVDTGLALRLKDLAALLLDRLDAVIGALAELRRRDGAVPLIARTRMQRARPFTAGAKLATWIAPLEHYHAALRDLMPRLLVIQFGGPIGTREDLRGQGDAVADAMASRLMLGSTPPWHAQRDRIGTFASWLSLVSGTLGKIGQDIVLMTQNEVDEIRLGSSGGGSSSIPHKSNPVQAEMLVTLARFNAGLLGLLHQALVHENERSGSAWTLEWLVLPQMAISTAASLRKACALLGGSVRFVASSPDFQRPSEQRLKD, translated from the coding sequence ATGCCTCCCGTGATCAACCATCCTCCCTCTTTTCCGTTGCTGAACGTCTTGGTTGGCGACGATGAAGCCGGCCGGCTTTTCTGCAACGCTGCGGAAATAGAGGCGATGCTTCGGGTCGAGGCGGCGCTCGCTGGGGCTGAGGCCGACCTGGGCTTGATTGAGAACGAAGCGGCACAACGGATTGCTGACGTTTGCCGGGATTTGAGCGTCGACTGGGACAGCTTGGCAGCGGGTCTCGCGCGGGATGGCGTCGTAGTGCCGGACCTCGTACGACAGTTGCGCGCTGCCGTTGGTGAGAGGTACGCACAAGCGGTCCATCTTGGCGCGACCAGCCAGGACATCGTGGACACCGGCCTCGCATTGCGCCTAAAGGATCTCGCAGCACTCCTGCTCGACCGGCTCGACGCGGTAATCGGTGCGCTTGCCGAGCTAAGGCGGCGCGACGGTGCTGTTCCACTGATCGCCAGAACCCGAATGCAACGGGCTCGACCATTCACTGCGGGTGCTAAGCTTGCTACCTGGATCGCTCCGCTCGAGCATTACCATGCGGCTCTTCGCGACCTCATGCCCCGGCTGCTCGTTATTCAATTCGGTGGGCCGATCGGGACTCGCGAAGACTTGCGGGGACAAGGCGATGCCGTCGCCGACGCCATGGCCTCGCGGCTCATGCTAGGCTCCACCCCACCATGGCACGCGCAGCGTGATCGTATCGGGACATTCGCAAGCTGGCTATCGCTGGTATCTGGAACTCTAGGCAAGATCGGTCAAGACATTGTTCTCATGACGCAGAACGAGGTGGATGAAATTCGTCTCGGTTCATCGGGAGGCGGCTCTTCATCCATTCCGCATAAGTCGAACCCCGTTCAGGCCGAGATGCTAGTGACACTGGCGCGCTTCAATGCAGGCTTGCTCGGCCTTCTTCATCAAGCCCTCGTGCACGAGAACGAGAGATCCGGCTCGGCATGGACGCTTGAATGGCTTGTTCTTCCTCAGATGGCAATCTCGACCGCCGCCTCACTGCGAAAGGCTTGTGCTCTACTGGGAGGGTCTGTCCGTTTCGTCGCATCCTCACCCGACTTCCAACGACCGTCGGAACAAAGACTGAAGGACTGA
- a CDS encoding 4-hydroxybenzoate 3-monooxygenase has translation MPVKIRTQVGIIGAGPAGLLLAYMLRRAGIDSVILEKRSRSYILGRVRAGVMEQATRDLLIELGLGDRLCRDGLLHKGFEIRFANERRRIDLSELTGGKVITVYGQQEVVKDLLAALEQENYPLHFEIDDVHLEGIDEGAPCIRGRGAEGPIEISCDFIAGCDGFYGVSRPSIPDGVLSVLSREYPFAWLSILAEAPSASHELIYAHHQRGGAIYSMRNKRLSRHNLQCDPDGAAKSWPADKIWDELEVRLNADNSERLPRGPILDRVITRMRSFVVEPMQYGSLFLAGDAAHIVPPTGAKGMNLAVADIKCLAAGFIEHYRAGRRDKLNAYSTICLARIWRVQRFSWWMTSMFHRFPDQDTFTAHMQIAELDHATGSQAAAASLAENYVGLPHSC, from the coding sequence ATGCCCGTGAAAATACGAACACAAGTTGGAATAATTGGCGCGGGGCCTGCCGGGCTCTTGCTGGCATATATGTTGAGAAGGGCGGGGATCGATTCGGTCATTCTCGAAAAGCGGAGCCGTTCCTACATTCTGGGTCGCGTTCGCGCCGGCGTTATGGAGCAGGCGACGCGCGATCTTCTGATCGAGCTGGGACTTGGTGATCGGCTTTGTCGCGACGGTCTGCTGCACAAGGGATTCGAGATTCGCTTCGCCAACGAACGGCGACGCATCGACCTTTCAGAACTGACGGGCGGAAAGGTTATTACGGTCTACGGACAGCAGGAAGTCGTCAAGGATCTTCTTGCCGCGCTCGAACAGGAGAACTATCCGCTGCACTTCGAGATCGACGATGTTCACCTTGAAGGCATAGACGAGGGAGCGCCATGCATACGCGGCCGCGGCGCCGAAGGACCGATCGAGATTAGTTGCGATTTTATTGCCGGCTGCGATGGCTTCTACGGAGTGTCGAGGCCCTCCATTCCCGACGGCGTCCTGTCGGTGCTATCTCGTGAATATCCCTTTGCCTGGCTGAGCATACTGGCCGAGGCGCCATCGGCATCGCACGAATTGATCTATGCGCATCACCAGCGCGGTGGCGCTATCTACTCGATGCGAAACAAGCGACTGAGTCGGCACAATCTTCAGTGTGATCCGGACGGAGCGGCGAAAAGCTGGCCCGCGGATAAGATATGGGACGAACTCGAAGTCCGGTTGAATGCCGATAACAGCGAGCGGCTTCCCCGCGGCCCGATCCTCGATCGTGTGATCACGCGGATGCGCAGCTTCGTTGTGGAGCCCATGCAGTACGGGTCATTGTTCCTCGCCGGAGATGCTGCCCATATTGTGCCCCCGACTGGAGCAAAGGGTATGAATCTGGCCGTCGCCGATATCAAATGCCTGGCAGCCGGTTTCATCGAGCACTATCGTGCCGGCCGGCGAGACAAACTGAACGCATATTCCACAATTTGTCTTGCGCGCATCTGGCGGGTTCAGCGGTTTAGCTGGTGGATGACCTCTATGTTCCATCGCTTCCCGGATCAGGACACGTTCACAGCTCATATGCAGATCGCCGAACTTGATCACGCGACGGGCTCGCAAGCCGCCGCGGCTTCGCTGGCCGAGAATTATGTCGGTTTGCCCCACAGCTGTTGA
- the pcaG gene encoding protocatechuate 3,4-dioxygenase subunit alpha, which translates to MIDPVKLLTETASQTAGPYLHIGLAPQYAGITTFKTLFGSVLTDANTRGERIRIEARIFDGLNTPVLDGLIELWQANAGGRYRHPGDCQDKALDEGFVGYGRACFDAEAGIYAFDTIKPGAVRGRLGDHMAPHVNLWIVARGINIGLHTRMYFADEAPANAADPVLQSIEWEVRRQTLIAPRQARDDKVIYPFDIHLQGVAETVFFDL; encoded by the coding sequence GTGATCGACCCAGTCAAGCTTCTGACCGAAACCGCCTCGCAAACGGCCGGACCTTATCTACATATCGGTCTCGCCCCGCAGTATGCCGGTATCACCACATTCAAGACGCTGTTCGGTTCGGTCCTTACGGACGCCAATACCCGCGGCGAGCGCATTCGCATCGAGGCGCGGATATTCGATGGTTTGAACACCCCAGTGCTGGATGGGTTGATCGAACTCTGGCAGGCGAATGCCGGCGGACGCTATCGACATCCGGGCGATTGTCAGGACAAGGCGCTCGATGAAGGCTTTGTTGGATATGGTCGGGCCTGTTTCGATGCCGAGGCAGGTATCTATGCCTTCGATACCATCAAACCGGGGGCCGTGCGCGGGCGACTTGGAGATCATATGGCTCCCCACGTCAATCTCTGGATCGTGGCGCGCGGCATCAATATTGGTCTGCACACCCGCATGTATTTCGCGGATGAAGCGCCGGCCAACGCTGCCGATCCCGTGCTTCAAAGCATCGAATGGGAGGTCCGCCGGCAGACGCTCATCGCGCCGCGTCAGGCGCGAGACGACAAGGTAATCTACCCCTTCGACATCCATCTGCAGGGAGTAGCAGAAACCGTGTTTTTTGATCTGTGA
- the pcaH gene encoding protocatechuate 3,4-dioxygenase subunit beta: MKKHDSFGEFIPRDLNVHPATYTPKYRFSELRSPRRSLIPLASTLSEITGPTFDQVAFERADNDLILNGAQDGLPLGERIIIHGYVLDQWGRAVPGALIEIWQANASGRYRHKKDQYLAPLDPNFGGNGRTLTDAEGHYRFRTIRPGAYPVGLDWRPAHIHFSISGSGWAQRLITQMYFEGDPLIRSCPIVGTIPTSAQIDRLIAVQDEARFVTMDSRAYRFDIVLRGRRATWFENARGDDT; the protein is encoded by the coding sequence ATGAAAAAACACGATAGCTTCGGCGAGTTTATTCCGCGCGATCTCAATGTTCATCCTGCAACCTACACGCCGAAGTATCGTTTCTCTGAGTTGCGCTCACCCCGGAGATCTCTGATTCCCCTGGCGAGCACCCTTTCGGAAATAACGGGTCCAACCTTCGACCAGGTCGCTTTCGAGCGCGCCGACAATGATCTGATCCTCAATGGAGCCCAGGACGGGCTTCCGCTTGGGGAGCGGATAATCATTCATGGTTATGTGCTGGATCAATGGGGGCGAGCCGTGCCGGGCGCCCTTATTGAGATTTGGCAGGCCAATGCGAGCGGTCGCTACCGGCACAAAAAGGATCAGTATCTCGCGCCGCTCGATCCCAACTTCGGGGGTAACGGTCGCACCCTTACCGATGCCGAAGGTCACTATCGCTTCCGCACGATCCGTCCGGGAGCCTATCCGGTCGGCCTGGACTGGCGTCCCGCACATATCCACTTCTCGATCTCCGGATCGGGATGGGCCCAACGTCTGATCACTCAAATGTATTTCGAGGGCGACCCTCTGATCCGATCGTGTCCCATCGTGGGAACGATTCCGACCTCGGCGCAGATCGACCGTCTCATCGCCGTACAGGACGAGGCGCGATTTGTGACGATGGATAGCCGTGCCTATCGATTCGATATCGTGCTCAGAGGGCGACGGGCGACCTGGTTCGAAAATGCACGAGGAGATGACACGTGA
- a CDS encoding TRAP transporter substrate-binding protein: MIKTRLRALGFASIFAVVAVQSASAQTTTLKVHHFLPATSNAHTNLIKPWCDKINKDSNGRLQCQIYPAMQLGGTPAQLFDQARDGAVDIVWTVLSYQAGRFTKSEVFELPFLIRSAEEGSRALWAYMEKNSKDELRGVHPIFMHVHDGAVLHSTSKSVATLEDLKGLKIRAANRVNAVMLTALGATPVQMPLPQVPESMTKGVVDGAMVPWEGVPAVKFQEIAKFSLETPADAGKFSNSIFAFVMNENKYKSLPADLQKVIDENGGIEMSGQAGRRAFDDVVEPFRKQAIENGDKVTSLSQDELKRWQAASEKVYDAWFAEIAKKGGDGKRLLQDARELLEKNRR, encoded by the coding sequence ATGATCAAGACAAGACTACGAGCTCTCGGATTTGCAAGCATCTTTGCTGTCGTTGCCGTTCAGTCCGCGAGCGCCCAGACGACGACGCTCAAGGTTCATCATTTCCTGCCGGCAACCTCGAACGCCCATACGAACTTGATCAAGCCATGGTGCGATAAGATCAACAAGGACTCGAACGGGCGGTTGCAGTGCCAGATCTATCCAGCCATGCAACTTGGCGGGACGCCTGCCCAGTTGTTTGATCAGGCGCGCGATGGCGCCGTCGACATCGTGTGGACCGTCCTCAGCTATCAGGCGGGACGTTTCACGAAGTCGGAGGTATTTGAACTTCCGTTCCTCATCCGCTCCGCCGAGGAAGGCAGCCGCGCTTTGTGGGCCTACATGGAGAAGAATTCGAAGGATGAATTGAGAGGCGTTCACCCGATCTTCATGCATGTACACGATGGCGCGGTGCTCCACTCCACTTCCAAGTCGGTAGCGACGCTGGAGGATCTTAAGGGACTCAAGATCCGTGCCGCCAATCGCGTCAATGCGGTGATGTTGACAGCGCTTGGCGCAACTCCCGTGCAGATGCCGCTGCCGCAGGTACCTGAATCGATGACCAAGGGCGTCGTCGATGGCGCTATGGTGCCTTGGGAGGGCGTGCCGGCGGTGAAATTTCAGGAAATTGCCAAATTCTCTTTGGAGACGCCGGCGGACGCGGGAAAGTTCTCGAACTCCATTTTTGCCTTCGTCATGAACGAGAACAAATACAAGTCCCTCCCAGCCGACCTGCAGAAGGTCATCGATGAAAATGGAGGGATCGAGATGTCCGGGCAGGCCGGGCGGCGAGCCTTCGACGACGTCGTCGAGCCTTTCAGAAAGCAGGCCATCGAGAACGGCGATAAGGTGACCTCCCTGTCGCAGGATGAATTAAAGCGCTGGCAGGCGGCAAGCGAGAAGGTTTACGACGCTTGGTTCGCCGAGATTGCAAAAAAGGGTGGCGACGGAAAACGCCTGCTTCAAGATGCCCGTGAATTGCTTGAGAAGAACCGGCGGTAG
- a CDS encoding TRAP transporter large permease: protein MSGTQTAFLVFGGLMLLLALRVPIGVAMFVAGAAGYLLLTDGSIATFLVNLNYLPFARLSNYDLAVIPLFLLMGQFATHGGLSRLLFGFVRAFLGHRRGGMAMAAVGACAGFGAICGSSLATAATMGQVALPELRRYGYSGSLATGALAAGGTLGIMIPPSVPLIIYAVLTQESIGKLFMAAAVPGLLAMFGYMLVIRIIVAFDPAAGPAGPRASNSERIQALLQVSPVLFVFLVVVVGIYGGWATPTEAAALGAAACGFLAVTTGGMRLPGLKASVLGTAQTTAMIYLVLLGADMMNHTLALSQLPVTLAEWAKGSGMPPLTIMLIILLIYIFLGSVMDSLAMILLTIPIFYPMVMGLDFFSLSPDEKSIWFGILALMVVEIGLVHPPIGMNVYIINRLAKDVPLTQTFKGVMPFLLSDAIRLILLVFIPGISLFLVRAFH from the coding sequence ATGAGCGGGACGCAAACCGCCTTTCTCGTTTTCGGCGGATTGATGCTTCTCCTCGCGCTCCGCGTGCCGATCGGAGTAGCAATGTTCGTCGCCGGTGCGGCGGGATATCTTCTGCTCACCGACGGCAGCATCGCAACCTTCCTCGTCAATCTGAACTACCTGCCGTTCGCACGGCTCTCGAACTATGACCTTGCGGTTATCCCGTTGTTTCTTCTCATGGGGCAATTCGCGACTCATGGCGGACTGAGCCGGCTTTTATTCGGATTCGTCAGGGCATTTCTCGGCCACCGGCGCGGCGGCATGGCGATGGCGGCCGTGGGCGCCTGTGCGGGCTTCGGTGCGATCTGCGGTTCTTCGCTCGCCACGGCGGCAACGATGGGGCAAGTGGCTCTACCCGAACTGCGCCGATACGGCTATTCGGGAAGCTTGGCGACCGGAGCGCTGGCGGCCGGAGGCACGCTCGGCATCATGATCCCGCCCTCCGTTCCGTTGATCATCTACGCGGTCTTGACGCAGGAATCGATCGGCAAGCTCTTCATGGCGGCGGCCGTCCCAGGATTGCTTGCGATGTTCGGCTACATGCTGGTCATCCGCATCATCGTAGCTTTCGATCCTGCCGCGGGGCCTGCGGGCCCACGTGCCTCCAATTCCGAGCGCATTCAAGCCCTTCTGCAAGTCTCTCCCGTTCTTTTTGTCTTCCTGGTGGTGGTTGTGGGCATCTATGGCGGCTGGGCGACGCCAACGGAAGCGGCCGCGCTGGGCGCGGCGGCATGCGGCTTCTTGGCGGTCACGACGGGCGGAATGCGACTACCGGGCCTGAAGGCAAGCGTACTCGGCACTGCGCAAACCACCGCGATGATCTATCTGGTGCTGCTCGGCGCCGACATGATGAACCATACTCTCGCTCTTTCCCAATTGCCGGTTACGCTGGCGGAATGGGCGAAAGGCAGCGGCATGCCGCCACTCACTATCATGCTCATAATTCTGTTGATCTATATCTTTCTTGGATCGGTGATGGACTCGCTCGCGATGATCCTGCTGACCATTCCGATCTTTTATCCGATGGTTATGGGTCTCGACTTCTTTAGCCTGTCGCCCGACGAGAAGTCGATCTGGTTCGGCATCCTGGCCCTTATGGTGGTCGAGATCGGTCTGGTTCATCCGCCTATCGGCATGAACGTCTACATCATCAACCGTCTCGCCAAGGACGTTCCCCTCACCCAGACCTTCAAGGGCGTAATGCCTTTCCTGCTGTCGGACGCCATACGCCTCATCCTGCTGGTATTTATACCGGGCATATCGTTGTTTCTGGTGCGTGCATTTCATTAG
- a CDS encoding TRAP transporter small permease, producing MHDPGIDIGTCPSEEFGPIGKMLMVASKWLAIAGGIVLVALVVMSVVSIVGRKLWSAPVPGDVEVLQLSAASSVSTFFAWCHLTRGDVKVDFFTNSLPRWAIDMLDGVGSLLLAGMALLLGWRATVGALSVRLYGETSTILAWPVWIPQILMVPGFVLLAASGFYMAALSLRNAYGSLDRSVR from the coding sequence ATGCACGACCCCGGCATCGATATCGGGACCTGCCCGAGTGAAGAGTTCGGACCTATCGGCAAGATGTTAATGGTTGCCAGCAAATGGCTCGCGATCGCGGGCGGGATCGTACTCGTCGCGCTTGTCGTGATGTCGGTGGTCTCGATCGTTGGTCGCAAGCTCTGGTCAGCTCCGGTGCCCGGCGACGTCGAAGTTTTGCAGCTCAGTGCGGCCTCCTCTGTGTCGACCTTTTTTGCTTGGTGCCATCTTACTCGCGGCGACGTCAAGGTCGACTTCTTTACCAATTCGCTGCCTCGCTGGGCCATTGATATGCTTGACGGCGTCGGATCGTTATTGCTGGCGGGAATGGCGCTGTTACTTGGATGGCGCGCCACTGTCGGGGCTTTGTCGGTGCGGCTCTATGGCGAGACTTCGACCATTCTTGCCTGGCCGGTCTGGATTCCCCAGATCCTGATGGTACCGGGCTTCGTTTTGCTCGCCGCCTCCGGATTTTATATGGCCGCATTATCACTCCGCAACGCGTACGGCTCTTTGGACAGGAGCGTACGATGA
- a CDS encoding amidohydrolase family protein — translation MPAGSWDTHFHVLGPQNRFPFAANRKYTPPDASFEACRSFHQALGIERGFVVHANTHGFDNTVDLDATARSEGQYLAVVRLDGTATPESCRALHRAGARGVRFAFNPQHGGTLDRAVFDHVLHCIGDLGWFVELHFAGSALPELESWIASIPIPVVIDHFGRIDPRHGLYDPSFEVLVSLAGRDNIWVKISGADRISHQGQPYTDVVPFAHRLVAVAPERLLWGSDWPHTGYFDAGRFPDAGKLLDAFAAFVPEERVRTAILVDNPLRLLGEATIPPLCLD, via the coding sequence TTGCCCGCAGGCAGCTGGGATACTCATTTCCACGTTCTCGGGCCGCAGAATAGGTTTCCCTTTGCCGCGAACCGTAAATACACCCCACCTGACGCCTCGTTCGAGGCCTGCCGCAGTTTTCATCAGGCCTTGGGCATCGAGCGTGGCTTCGTCGTGCACGCCAATACGCACGGGTTCGACAACACCGTCGATCTCGACGCGACCGCGCGTTCGGAGGGCCAATATCTCGCCGTGGTCCGGCTTGACGGTACGGCGACCCCGGAAAGCTGTCGCGCTCTGCATCGCGCAGGAGCGCGTGGGGTGCGCTTTGCCTTCAATCCTCAACATGGAGGGACGCTAGACCGCGCAGTGTTCGATCATGTTCTTCATTGCATTGGCGATCTAGGATGGTTCGTTGAACTGCATTTCGCCGGATCCGCGTTGCCTGAACTGGAATCATGGATTGCGTCGATCCCCATTCCCGTTGTCATCGATCATTTCGGCCGCATCGACCCGCGGCATGGACTCTATGATCCTTCCTTTGAAGTGTTGGTTTCGCTCGCCGGGCGTGACAACATCTGGGTCAAGATCAGCGGCGCGGACCGAATTTCCCATCAAGGCCAGCCCTATACCGATGTCGTGCCGTTCGCGCACCGGCTCGTGGCGGTGGCGCCGGAGCGCCTTCTTTGGGGAAGCGATTGGCCCCACACGGGGTACTTCGACGCCGGCCGGTTCCCCGACGCGGGAAAGCTTCTCGACGCGTTCGCGGCTTTCGTCCCGGAAGAGCGGGTAAGGACGGCGATCCTCGTTGACAACCCTCTGAGACTGCTCGGAGAGGCTACGATCCCGCCTCTCTGCCTCGACTAG